A DNA window from Prochlorococcus marinus str. GP2 contains the following coding sequences:
- a CDS encoding DUF565 domain-containing protein, which yields MVFKPQKTKFQLNIVENIQTLSIWANNPWRRYSISLIILLIGYFFGSSLGMVSAVVELMDPVAAFLSVVFIEFLIVLRRNFRFERKRKFLVLLLDSLRLGLFYGFFTESLKLL from the coding sequence ATGGTTTTTAAACCTCAAAAGACAAAATTTCAGCTAAATATTGTGGAAAATATTCAGACATTAAGTATTTGGGCTAATAATCCATGGAGAAGATATTCAATATCGTTGATTATACTTTTAATAGGATACTTTTTTGGAAGTTCTCTTGGTATGGTAAGTGCCGTTGTGGAACTCATGGATCCTGTAGCCGCTTTTTTATCAGTAGTTTTTATTGAGTTTTTAATAGTTTTGAGAAGAAATTTTAGATTTGAAAGGAAAAGGAAATTTTTAGTACTTTTATTAGATTCTTTAAGATTGGGATTATTTTATGGTTTCTTTACTGAAAGTCTTAAGTTGCTATAA